In the genome of Vulpes lagopus strain Blue_001 chromosome 9, ASM1834538v1, whole genome shotgun sequence, the window GCTGACGCCCCTCCCAACCCAAAGCTCCTCTCCCAACAGTACAGCTGCTATAGAAAGCCTCTATTCTTGtccttgaatatatttttttaaatgtttggaatcAGGGTTGCATAAATCAATTCAACATAATATGCATtacttttttcataaatttatatcATGATATATAAATAGCATGAATGCTATTTTGCTAtagttacttttatttatttattttttaaagattttatttatttattcacgagagacacacagagagagagagagaggcagagacacaggtagagggagggagaagcaggctccatgcagggagcctgatgtgggactctatcccgggactccaggatcacaccctgggccaaaggcaagtgctaaaccgctgagccacctgggctgcccatactTTTATTAGGAAACATTTGAGAACTGTCTATgttctacaagaaaaaaatgaggcagatTTCAAACCAAAGTTAGTATCCATatgtttgtcaattatacttcaattttaaaaaattggtatcCCTAACTGGTTTCTCAGAACTCCTTTTCTGCAAACTGGTGAGGCTCGCTGTCCCTAGTAGTGGGTAGTAGTATGTTTATTCATGTTATATAGCATGTTATTAAACTGAATGGGCGCCCTTCTTCCACCTTCAAACGTTATTAAAGCCTGACTTTAATGTCTGGAGACTTCTTTCATTAGCCACAGAAATAATGATACGGGGTGAGCTTGCAATATCTCATATACTGCCCAGTAAATCTGCTGAGTGGTATTACTGAAATAAAGCTAATGGCCTCCAATTTGATTCTACACGGATTAGTAATGCCAGGGAGGAGTTCCCTAGTTTTTGTTGATAGTAACAACTGAAAAGAGAAACTCCATCCCTGTGAGTTGCTCTCTAGGATTACACTGATTGTGTTTCTGTAATTAAAACCTTGCAAGTATAACCCAATGCTCATTAACTTTATAAACTCTGAGGAAGAAAGGAGCTGACAAAGTTTTAGTTTTAGATTGTTATCTTGTGAGCAAATGCTTTCAACTTTTCAGATGCAGCCGTGCCCTGCTATTTAGCCCTGCTATTTAGtgtggggagagaaaaagaaaagcatatcaTTCCTCCCTTTACCTTACAAATGTGGGTTAGCTAATGAATGGCTTTATGATGTTCACATTTCGGGCATTTGTGAAACAATTCACAAGTGGTTACCAAATCATCATTATAAAAATGAGATGTTTGTAACTTAGGTGCTCTAACAAGATTTTGTAGTTTCCTAAAGAGCACAGATGTAAATCCTATCAAGGTTATTCAGCCATAACTATATAATACTCTTGGATTAGTTAAACAtggaaaaaacattttccttttaaagccatttttatttttaattcaaggcCAAATGGAGAACAAAGCATTTGTTAAAAGGGACGTGGGTGTTTTGACTGTTCCAAGTAGTTAGGAGCTTTTATTCCAAAGTCGAAATGGAAAAGGCACTAAAGTCACAGGTTGACCACATATTCCTACCCTGTGGGTTCCCCACAGCACTTCTGGCCAAGAATTCTGACATCAGACTGGGAATTTCCTAGCTTTGCAACTGGCACCCTCTGTTGGTAAACACTCCATACCGGGATTGCTAGCAGGCAAACCATTTGTCCTCCATTACCCCTTCCACTTATTTGTGGAAAATGCTGAAATTATCTTAGTAGACCACAAAAGGGGCTACAATCCTATATAGCACCCCAGGATGAGAGAATCCAGTCCTGATGATAGTTTCTCTATGAATTCCTTACGAACAGCTCAATCCTTTTGTCCAACTtctatggggtttttttgtatatttttactattggagtttgatttgccaacatatagtataacacccagtgctcatcccatcaagttgccacctcagtgcccgtcacccagtcacttcTATGTTTTGAATCTGGAGCAAAACTGATAATTTCTTCTCAGAGTCTGAGCACTTTGAAGCAGAATCCACTTGGCTAAGCTGTCCATCAGTCttaggcaaaagagaaaaattctaacATAGGGAAGGATAGATTGTGGTTTTTATATGCACTTTTTACAACACAGGGCTATGTAAATtctcatttgtgttttaaaatgtggatATGTAAATATACACTTACGTTGTAGCATATGCATATAGCATAGCATATATACTACCTTCTTGTAGAAACATATGAAGAAACCTAATTATCCTTTCATAGAAAGTctaaaagagggatccctgggtggcgcagcggtttggcgcctgcctttggcccagggcgcgatcctggagacccgggatcgaatcccacatcgggctcccagtgcatggagcttgcttctccctccgcctgtgtctctgcctctctctctctctctgtgactatcataaataaataaaaaattaaaaaaaaaaaaaaagaaagtctaaaagATATGGGAGGGAGAACTTTACTGCCCGTTTTATACCTTTCTGTATTATTTGAGTTTTACTACAGGCGcttattactttaattttatttttttaaaaaaatccttatttagaTGAAATATTTCAATTCTAGGATACTCAAATATTATGGAACTTTTAATTTAcaggttttaattaaaaaattactagTATTATCTAAAAGAATAAGAACAGTTTCTAAAAATGTCTTAGTAACCACATTAAAGGCCAAAGTATAAAAAGTACCAGAAATTTATACAAATTTCCAAAATCCAAGAATAAATAACCTAGtaattaatggaaaataataagatTAACAAACAACTTGAAAACTTATATTGCCACTATATAATGCTTTGGGAAAGAGTTGTTTCAAGAATCAGTtctaaagaaatttctttaacaCATGCTAcggattaaaaaaagataatctacACAATAGAGAATGGATCTTTATTAAGTAAATGAATCCTACTATTTCAGTACTTGATACAAAGTACAATTCCACCTTTTAAggtgattttcatattttacacTCAGCTCTATCATTTTCTAGTTACTAGATATCTGTATAAAAATACCTTTTGTTCAGGAAAAACACCTTTGGGTTACAAAAGGCAGCTTGAAAGATATATCAATTCTGATTTATGTAACTTTCTGACCAAAAAATAGTGCTGTTTTCAGAACTAAACAAGATATATAGCTTGTTACTGAGCTTGAGCAGCACTCGTGAAAATGTGCTACACAAActgagattttaaatatattctttttaaatgaattataaataaatgcgAACCCTTGGTATTTACtattcattgattgatttgacaaatatttatcaagcacctatCATATTCTACTAAAGGAGCTAAATGCCTGAATTAGAGATACATAAAATAGTCCTTGCTCTCAATAAAATCACAGTCCAGCCACTCTGCAGAAAAGAGGATGTCATCTACTCAAGTACCTCCTTTTGTTGTCTACTTCAGCTCTTTAATCAGAATAAAGATGATAATTCTTCCCTGAATCCTATATCCTTGAAATTAATTATAGGTCATCTTATtagtcattttaatataaaagctAAAGTAAAAGATTCTAGTTAATTCAACTGAGCAgttaccttaaaaatatatatttacatttaagaaaaagaaaccaagtgtTTCCAGACTAGAATTCTGTCCTGATATTCATAAACACCAGGCACTCAATGGTAGACAAGATTGCTATCATTACTATTCATGTATAATCTTTTACCAAAATCTCTTGGCAATTTTGGAAGAATTCTTGAAAAGCAACTTTCAATGTACATCAttttaacattaataaaatattataaatggtttttaaattctaatttcttaACTCCTTTCTACCTCTAAAGCCTAACATTAAACTATAGTAAtctgaaataacaaaaaacaaacaaacaaaaagacccaaaataaaaacttctcatAGGCAACTAATctaggtgttttgtttgttttttagagagagagagaaagttcacAGAGCACATGCAAGGGCCAGCTAGGTGGGCTACaggcaggcagagtgagagggagaaagagaatcttaagcagactccaagctcagTGAGAAGCTCCATGCAAGACtcgatctcacgatcctgagatcataacctgagccaaaaatcaagactgggacgcttaactgactgagccacctgggtgccccactAATCTAGGTTTTAATTCTTATTGTTTGTTGCCTCAAATACATTTAAGAGCcaattgatttaaaatatattaatgtcaGTCAAAAAGACAACACTAATTGAAATCTTTCACCTAAGTGTAAAATAAATAGCTAATTCAAAAAATGGCACATGAAAAATGTGTAGCCTTTCGGTGTAGAAATGCCTGATCTTGCAATAGCACCAGAATGCATTTTTTTGACAAGGATTTTGTTAACACACTTAACACACCATGATAAAGAAGAGTCTATCGTAGTAGATAGACAAGGTGAGAAGGTAACTAGATGACACACTCTCCAATGTTCCTACCAGCTTTCAATTCTGCAACAAGAAACACTAGGTATAGCTTGACTTGACATTGTTGTTCATTCTTACCCATTGTAATCATACATGTATAACCTTATTATCATGGGTTCCCTAAAATGTGTTAACTCCTTTCTCCAGCCACCTATACCTAAGGTTTCTAACTTCTTTTTAGGGTCTCATTTTCTAAACTGAATAGACCTATTGCCACAGTGAAGAAAACACCCTCATACTCCAGTGATTGTACACCCTACTTGTCATTGGCTGTGACTATTGTAGTCCTGAATGTATGGCTATTCTGAGTGcctaagaaaaatgtttatagctTAGCAGTTTTATGGAACAATGTAATCAGGAACATGATAACCACACtttgtataaaatacataagatTGAAAGATAAGATCTGTAACCCTCACACTTCACTACATTTTTCTGTTATAATACACTGTGTCCCTTATCCTTGTACTACCACACCAATTTATGTGGCTGCTGAAAGATCCACAGCttcacctgtttcttcttcttttgttccAGCCCCTTCacctcctttctcattctctgtctctgtttcaaCCTTTTCTCCTGTCTCACCTAGAAAAGTAACCAAAGGAGATATTAAGAGATGCTCACTTAGCAATAAAATAAGTATCCTACAATAAAGCAATAAGTAAAGCAATAAAGTATCCTACAGCCAGTTTCCAATGGGCAGCTCCTGCTCTCTTTTGTCAAATTTGTAACTTTCTCTGGTGGTGTCAAGAAAGGCAATTGCCCTGAATCTCTCAGATCCTCTGAATGGCCGACATCCCTTAACATTTCCTATCTTGACATCCCTTTATATAAAATCAGGCTTCAGAATTACCCAAGAAATGACAGCagaacataatataaataaaaagttccGTGTAAGGTGATTTGTATTAGAAACCCCAAAAAGTTCTAATCCATGCATTCTACTTCTAAggatttatcctaaggaaataatgaTGGATTTGCCAAAAtaattatctattaaaatatttatccaagCTCAGTTTCAGGAGCAAAAATGTGACAGCAACCTGAGTGTTCAGTTCTTggtaaatatccaataatatGTCTTGACTGAATAAATTGTTTTGTGTCCATATGTGCAGATGAAAATATTGTTGTAAAGGTGGTTTATAGGCATTAAGATGTCCATGGGTTCTTTTTGAATGAACAATGCAAGTTATCTATAGTGTGTTCACATTTTAATTCTGAAGTTTATATATGCATTAAAATTCTAGAAGcatatgttcaaaaaaaaaagttccatttatatttaaatgaaaaggtGGTCTAGGCATGCCCAGGAACCCATTTTGTTGGGCCATTGAGGTGTTTGAAGAAAACaatcattaaacatttaaagattgCAAACATTTAAAAGTCTGGACACTGTAGATATAAATCTGTCTCCCTAAGAAGTCAGGGTGGGCAATATTGGCTCACGGATGGAGCTAAGCAGTAGCTACCTCTTTGACAGGATGGTGTGCCTGGTCACTACCGTCCTCAGGGCTCCCCATGCCATAAACATGTGCCTCTCACTTCACTCACTATCCTCGGCCCTAATGACTTGAGTTTGCTAAGGTTAGGGTCTAGCCCAACAAATACATGCTTTTACCTGCCCCTCCCTTATATTCCTGGAACACTTTTGTACACCTTCCTTAAAGCACTTACTTCAATAGACCGTGGTAATGTGTTTAAATTCAGCCTTCTTCCCATTAGACTGTGAGCCCCGGGAGAACAGGGCCTATCTCTtactcccaccctcaccccccacattTGGCATATGATTAGCACTCAAAAACTGCTGTggtaataaatgaattaagaaacATATGGATGAATGCTTTACTTAATTATACCATAGTGGGAAGCTAAAATTTACCAATATGTAAATCATGCCCCAGaagaactgttatttttttcaattataactCCAATAAAGAGTAGAATAGATGCCATTTTTTTTATGTTggcaaagaacattttaaaaacacatatgcCAAGACATAATACGTTGTCTCTAGTCTTCTCCTAAAGACAAAAAGATAGTAGGACAGCAGCAGACTGGCAGTGATTTTCTAAGGATAAATGGGCAGAGATGAAAATTGCACTGTTAAGATCCATTAGCTGGATATTCTTTCATTAGAAGGTGAAGTTCCTCTGCTAACCACTTACTCATCTCCACTTTGGATCCTCATACCATACATGGGACCTGATGAAAAGTGAACCTGGAAAAATCCAGAAGTTTTAACACGTTGCCTTCAACATTCAAGTGTATTCAACAAAGATAGATCTAGGTTAAAAATTCTGGACACAGATTATGCTTTAGAAAATTTTTCTGTATCACTTCTTGtccttttggctcagatcaagtGTAGAGCATTTCTGCTGCAGAGCCAAGAGCCTATTTTCCAGGTATGAAAGCCTTCTAGTTTGGGTCAAATGAAATTCAACCACCTGACATAGAGATCCCTAGGGATGATCACTTATGCAGCACATCTACACAACCAGCATAAATTTTACCTTCGATGTGTTGGTCCTCTTCATTAGTATGAGTTTTCCTGACTGTGTCCATATTTACTCCTGTTTCTAGAATTCCCACTGGATGCTCCATGCTTCCAACTATTATTCCTTCAGGTTGAATCTTCTCCATGTTTCCTGGACCTTCAAGAGTTTTATGGGGCAAATCATTGTTTATAGCTGTTTCCACAAATGGACTTCCTTCCAATATTTCTGGTGTTTCATTCTCTTTGGGAATTGTTTCTAGAAGTTGGGACTGCTCATCTTTTCCCAATGTTTCTTCATGTTGCCGCTCTTCACCTGTTTCTACAAACTGGCTTCCTTCTAATATTTCTGGAGACTCACTCTCTTTGGGACTTGTTTCTAGAGGCTGGGACAGCTCATCTTTTCCCAATGTTTCTTGAAGTTGCCACTCTTCAGCTGCTTCCACAAATTGACTTCCTTCCAATACTTCTGAAGATTCATTCTCCTTGGGAAATGTTTCTGGGCATTGGGTCTGTTTACCCTTTCCCATTGCTTCTTGAAGTTGTGGTTCTTTAGCTGCTACCACAGGAGGGATTTTCTCAGCTGTTCCTGGAGATTTCATCTCTCTGGCAGGTTGTGGATTCTCAGTACCTTCCACTGCTCCAGGAGAATCCTGCTCTCCTGTGATCCTCAAAGGCTGGTACTTGGTGCCTGTTTCTACAGATTCAGTCTCAGcatttccttttaaaggctgagcCTCTGTCACTGTTCccatgtctttcttcttttttcctgtttctggaGTATCATCTGTGCCACGTGGCTGAGGTGGCCCAGACTCCTTGGGTCCTTCTAGAAGTTGAGTATCTTCTGGTAGATCTGCAGCATTGTTTGCCAAGGGCTGTTCACGGAGTGATTTAATACCATTAGCTGTAGACACTGCTGAAATCTTGATCTTCTCAAGTCGGGGAGGACTTTCCTTTTGTACCTTGCCATAAAGAGTAGATTCTTTTCCCATTGTACATGGTTTGAGCTGAGCAAAGCAGGACTCACTTTCTTCTGTAGttgagaaaatacatatttaaagttactttttgatcattcatttgaaaaagaaaaagaaaaaatacaaattgttgGTTAGTTTCTATCCTGAGAAAGTATACTGCTATCAAgaaactgaggggggcacttgatgcgatgagcactgggtgttattctgtatgttggcaaattgaacactaataaaaaataaatttattatttaaaaaaagagaaagaaatagatttaggggtgcctgggtggctcagtcagttaagtgtctgactcttgggtttggctcaggtcatggtctcagggttgtaaaaaaatttttttaaagtagatttaaCATTCAAGAAAGTCCCGCAtacaaatgagttaaaaaaaaaaaaaagccataccaTGACCCTAACACTCCATAAGTCAAACTTCCTCACTGTCTTCAGCTCAAATACCTTATCTTAAGTGTTAAGGTCCTCCAAAATCACAGTATTTTCTTGTTTACTCCTCAGACACCTTCTCATGGATCCTGCCTCGTTTTCTAAGTAAGcacatttcacttattttctcacattctttcCCCTTCTTGCTCTGTTTTTTCCTAAGCCTTGGTAGAAGATTTCATTCAGCATGTGGTTTTGGGCTGCTAGAGGGGGCTTACTTTTTCCTGAAGCAGAATGGCTCTCAGTGAAAGGAAAGGGCCCCCTGACAGAGAAGCTCCACTAGGTAAAGACCAAGACATCTGGGAAGGAAAGTGTCAGGAATTGCTCAGCCTGAGTTTCATCTCATTTGGGGgacagaaatcaagaaatagtCGGGAACCTAATTCTGGCTCTTcctccagctgtgtgaccttgaagaCTTAGCTCCTAgttatctcatctgtaaaatggcagtgaatctctctcccccacctttcTCAGAGCTGCACAAGGCATCACATTAAACACTGAATGTAAAAGTGCCCTAGACAGTTTAAGACAAGCAACTTGACAACATGATTCTACTCTTTGACCCAGTAATCTTCCTTGTGGAAATGCATCCTATAAGCACAAATGTCAGGAAAAAGCTTTGGAGAAAAGTATATCATCTTAGTATTCTTTATAATAGCAAAAGCTGGAAAACAACTTAAAATCTAATAATTTGGGGAAAAGATATTCTGCTGGATGGAATATTGTTGTACCatgaaaaaaagatgattatgGGGACACctgttggctcagcagttgagcacctgccttcggcccagggcgtgatcctggggtccaggaatcgagtcccacatcggactccctgcatggagcctgcttctccctctgcctatgtctctgcctctctctctctctctctctctgtgtctttcatgaataaataaataaaatctttttttaaaaagatgattatgAAGACCATATGCTAATATAAGAATGTAATTATGATATAATAAGTTATAATATCAGCACGCACAATTGGGTTAATCAAATGGAACAATGCATATAAAATGTGCACCTAAGTGCTCAGCAAGTTAGTTATCAATTTTATTACAGTATGATTAAAGCAAAGTTGATTGATCATTGGAAGAAAatgatgaaggaagagaaagaaaaatcacagatgGTAAAAATACCGGAGAAAATAAGCTATCATGTTAAAATGGGTCTCCAGGTGATAtgcttctatctttttttttcctgaatatttttttcc includes:
- the ERICH5 gene encoding glutamate-rich protein 5, whose protein sequence is MGCSSSALEAGDSSRLRSEESESCFAQLKPCTMGKESTLYGKVQKESPPRLEKIKISAVSTANGIKSLREQPLANNAADLPEDTQLLEGPKESGPPQPRGTDDTPETGKKKKDMGTVTEAQPLKGNAETESVETGTKYQPLRITGEQDSPGAVEGTENPQPAREMKSPGTAEKIPPVVAAKEPQLQEAMGKGKQTQCPETFPKENESSEVLEGSQFVEAAEEWQLQETLGKDELSQPLETSPKESESPEILEGSQFVETGEERQHEETLGKDEQSQLLETIPKENETPEILEGSPFVETAINNDLPHKTLEGPGNMEKIQPEGIIVGSMEHPVGILETGVNMDTVRKTHTNEEDQHIEGETGEKVETETENEKGGEGAGTKEEETGEAVDLSAAT